The following is a genomic window from Butyricimonas faecihominis.
CGGGCTAAGATCAAAACATGATCTTAGCCGCGATGTAATTTCCTGCCAGTTCAGTGAACTCCTTCACTTCTTCATCAATCCATGCCTGATCCTTCCCAAGTTCTTTCGCCATCACTTCTGCCACCAGCGGGGCTGCCTTAATCGCCTCTCTCGCGTCAACAAACAACAATCGAACCCTCCGTGCAAGAACATCCTCTACCTCTCTGGCCATCTCCTCCCGAACTGCCCAAACAACTTCGGCTACGGTATAATCATATTTATCTGACAGTTTCTTTCCGTATTCCGGATTTTCAGCGATCAACTTCATAATCGCATCCTGATCACTACCATAAACGTACATGTGGTCTTTCAGGTTCGGGTTCTTCCGGTACCCATGTATATGGAATTTTTTCGTCACGCAGGGTCTGGCATCCACCAGTTTCATGGCAATCGCTTTATCCACCGTATCTTCGGCCATCAAACGATAAGAAGTCCATTTACCTCCCGTGATCGTGATTAAATTATTATCGGAAACTATAATCTTGTGTCCGCGGGAAAGTTCTTTCGTACTCTTTCCCTCGTGTTTCGGGGCTGCCAACGGCCGTTGCCCCGCAAACACGGATTCAATATCAGCATACGTCGGGGCCGGGTCCATGTATAAAGAAGCCGTTTTCAGAATAAAATCAATTTCTTCCTTCAACGGTTTCGGCTCTATTTCCGGAACCGGACGCATAATGTCCGTCGTCCCCACGACAACCTTATTGTGCCAAGGTACGGCAAACAACACCCGTCCATCACTCGTCTTCGGCACCATGATCGCATAATCGCTCTGCAAAAACTTCATATCTAACACCAGATGCACTCCTTGGCTCGGTGTCACCATCTTACTATGCCCCGGGGAATCCATCGCCATCAAGTCATCCACGAGAATTCCACAGGCATTGATCACGCTCTTCGCCTTCAACAGCATCTCTTTTCCGGACTCCATATCCACGAACTTCACCCCGGCGACCTTCCCGTTCTGGTCATGCACAATCCCGGAAACCTTCGCTTTGTTAAGTATCACGCCCCCATTATCCGCACAGGTCTGAGCCAAATTAATTGCCATCCGCGAATCATCAAACTGCCCGTCATGATAAACAATACCTCCCTTCAATCCTTTTTTCACCGATGTCGGTAAATACTCCATCACCTTCGTGGGGGAAATAAAACGGCTTCTTCCGTACCCGAAACCAAAAGACAACAGATCATAAAGTGTAAGCCCGCAGAAATACAGGAAATTATCCCAGTATGTATAATTCGATATTACAAAAGCCTGATCCTTCACGAGATGCGGGGCATTAGCCTTCATTCGCCCTCTCTCCCTTAATGCTTCTAATACTAAAGCGACATCGCCTTTTTGAAGATAACGTACACCACCGTGTACCAATTTCGTACTCCGACTGGAAGTACTCTTGGCAAAATCTGCCATTTCTAAAAGGACAACGCTATATCCTCTTGTCGCGGCGTCAACCGCCACTCCTAAACCCGTAGCTCCCCCTCCAACCACAACCATATCCCATACTTTCTCAGGTTCCTGAAGTTTATTCAACATATCTTTTCGGTTCATAACACAATTATTTATGTATTCAACAATCTATAAAATTCCAATAACGTTCCGCAAGCATACTATACACTTACGAACCGAAACTTCGTTTTCTTAAATTCCGTTCTTTGTTATTGGTCTCCATGGCTCATTTCTCGTTACGAGTAGTGCCATCTCTTTCTTTGGTATTGATCTTAATTTACGGAAACTCAGAGCAAAAGTTTCTACTTTTTAAGAAATATATTTCCCCAGTTTAAAATTAATTACAACACTTGATAAGTAATATTCAATAAAACAGATGTATATTTGCATAGATGGAAATATGATTATCGAAACAAAATGAAAACATTATCTTTAAGTGAAAGGCACAACTATATATTGGAAACATTACGCCAGCAAGGTTCCGTTTCAGTTGTTGATCTCGCCAACCAGTTAAAAGTATCTTCTGTAACGATTCGCAAGGATCTTACTTTACTTGAGGAAAAAGAAATGCTCTATCGCACACATGGTAGTGCCATTTTAATCAACCCTTATATCAATGATCGCCATGTAAACGAGAAAGAAAAGTCCTATCCCGAAGAAAAACGACTGATAGGCAGATATGCTGCAAGTCTAATTACAGCAGACGACTCTATTCTCATTGCATCCGGAACAACAATGCATGCGTTGGCCCGAGAGATCGTGCCTCAAGGCCACCTCACAGTAATTGCCGCAGCCATTAACGTTACAAACATTCTAGCTCGTAACAAGAACATAGATATAATACAACTCGGAGGTTTCGTACGGAATAGTTCTGTCTCTGTCGTTGGAAATTATGCAGAAAAAATGCTGGAAAACTTTTCTTGTAGTAAACTCTTCATGGGAGTTGACGGGATAGACTTAGATTATGGATTAACTACCACGAACATGATGGAAGCTAATTTAAATCAGGTAATGATACAAGCCGCACAAAAAGTAGTCGTTCTGGCTGACTCTTCTAAATTCGGACGTAGAGGTTTCGGAAAAATATGCGATCTGGATGCTGTTGATCACATCATCACGGATAAATATGTACCTAGTAAAACTCTCGAGGGATTGCGTGAACGCGGTATCGAGGTAACTGTTGCCGAATAAAATATTAAATTTGATTCAAATAAAAAACCCATTGATTTCTCAATGGGTTTCATTTTGTAGCGAGATCCGGGATTGAACCGGAGACCTCATGATTATGAATCATGCGCTCTAACCAGCTGAGCTACCTCGCCATAAAAATCGCTGAAACAAATTCCAGCGATTTTGAAAATTCGGCATCGACCTACTCTCCCACCTATCGGCAGTACCATCGGCGCTAACGGGCTTAACTTCTCTGTTCGGGATGGGAAGAGGTGGATCACCGTCGCTATAGACACCTTTTAATGCAATTGAAAATTGAAAATGGAGAATGGAAAATTATGATTTCCTTACCTCACTGTTTTTCCAACTTTCGTCACTTCTCGTGGCACTCTTGCCAACGTGACAATATCTTTAAAGTTCATTTATTCATGCTTTCTATCGACCGTCAATCACCTTGATTGACAATCGCTTGGAACGTTAACTGAATCATCTCACCCACCGAACGTCAACTTTCGGGTGATTAGTACCACTCGGCTTTGCCGTCACCGGCTTTACACCTGTGGCCTATCGACGTCGTCGTCTACGACGACCCTGTAAGGAGATCTCATCTCGAGGCAGGCTTCGCGCTTAGATGCTTTCAGCGCTTATCCCGTCCGCGCGTGGCTACCCTGCCGTACGACTGGCGTCATAACAGGTTCACTAGCGGCGCGTCCAACCCGGTCCTCTCGTACTAGAGTCAGGACCTCTCGAATCTCCAGCGCCCACGACAGATAGGGACCGAACTGTCTCACGACGTTCTGAACCCAGCTCGCGTGCCACTTTAATCGGCGAACAGCCGAACCCTTGGGACCTTCTCCAGCCCCAGGATGTGACGAGCCGACATCGAGGTGCCAAACCGCCCCGTCGATATGAGCTCTTGGGGGCGATCAGCCTGTTATCCCCGGAGTACCTTTTATCCTTTGAGCGATGACCCTTCCACGCGGGATCACCGGATCACTATGCCCTGCTTTCGCACCCGATCGACTTGTTAGTCTCCCGGTCAAGCACCCTTGTGCCATTGCACTCTAAGGTTGATTACCAACCAACCCGAGGGTACCTTTGGAAGCCTCCGTTACGCTTTTGGAGGCGACCACCCCAGTCAAACTACCCACCACGCGGTGTCCCCATTACCATGGGTTAGATCCCAGACAAGAGAAGGGTCGTATTTCAACGATGGCTCCTCGATTCCTGGCGAAACCGACTCCTAGCCTCCGACCTATCCTACACGTCCCGTGCCCGGGAACAACGCGAAGCTGCAGTAAAGGTTCACGGGGTCTTTCCGTCCCGTCGCGGGTACCCGGCATCTTCACCGGAACTACAATTTCACCGAGCTCATGGTCGAGACAGTGCCCAGATCGTTACACCATTCGTGCAGGTCGGAACTTACCCGACAAGGAATTTCGCTACCTTAGGACCGTTATAGTTACGGCCGCCGTTTACCGGGGCTTCAATTCAAACCTTCTCGTTTCCGATGAGCTCTCCTCTTAACCTTCCGGCACCGGGCAGGTGTCAGGCCATATACGTCATCTTTCGATTTGGCATAGCCATGTGTTTTTGGTAAACAGTCGCCTGGGCCATTACTCTGCGGCTCTATCACTAGAGCGTCCTTTTTCCCTAAGTTACAGGACTATTTTGCCTAGTTCCTTGACCATGAATCACTCGAGCGCCTTGGTATGTTCTACCCGACCACGTGTGTCCGTTTACAGTACGGTTCCTCGTCACTTGAAGTTTAGCGGGTTTTCTAGGGGGTAAATTGCCTGGACGCTATCCCCTCGGCCGAGGCCTCGAGGTACTATCGACTTTCGCCTCGGGTGGCGTGCTTGACTACCACCCTCAAAGGGTACGGCCTTCAACGCGCTATTCCGTCAGCGCGCGGTCCATTCATCACCCCGTCACCGCGTCACGGTGACGAGAAGCACGGGAATGTTAACCCGTTTCTCGTCGGCATCCCCTTTCGGGTGAGCCTTAGAGGCCGGCTGACCCCCGGCTGATTGACATTGCCGGGGAATCCTTGGTCTTGCGGCGTGGGGGGTTCTCGCCCCCATTATCGTTACTTATGCCTACATTTGCTTTTCATGCCGCTCCAGTCACTCTCGCGGGTGACCTTCAAAGCTGGCAGGAATGCTCTCCTACCGGTTAGCTCATCACTAACCCCACGGCTTCGGTTGACAGTTTGATGCCCGTGTATTATCCACGCGGGATCGCTCGACTAGTGAGCTGTTACGCACTCTTTAAATGAATGGCTGCTTCCAAGCCAACATCCTAGCTGTCTCCGCGATCCCACCTCGTTTGATCAACTTAACTGTCCATCCGGGACCTTAGCCGGTGGTCCGGGTTCTTTCCCTCTCGTCCGCGGACCTTAGCACCCGCGGGCTCACTCCATGATTTCGTGTTCCAGCATTCGGAGTTTATCCGGATTTGATAGGCGGTGAAGCCCTCGCGTCCAACCAGTAGCTCTACCTCTGGAACAGAACATCACAGGCTGCACCGAAATGCATTTCGGAGAGTACGAGCTATTTCCCAGTTTGATTGGCCTTTCACCCCTACCCGCGAGTCATCCGAAAACTTTTCAACGTTTACCGGTTCGGTCCTCCATCACGTGTTACCGCGACTTCAACCTGCTCGTGGGTAGATCACAAGGTTTCGCGTCTAGCGCCACCAACTCGACGCCCTGTTAAGGCTCGCTTTCACTTCGGCTAACGGGCCTGAAGCCCTTAACCTCGCTGGTGACGACTAACTCGTAGGCTCATTATGCAAAAGGCACGCCGTCACCGGATTACCCGGCTCCGACCGCTTGTAGGCGCGCGGGTTCAGGGTCTATTTCACCCCCCTGCTCGGGGTACTTTTCACCTTTCCCTCGCGGTACTGGTTCACTATCGGTCTCTCGGGAGTATTTAGCCTTGCCAGGAGGTCCTGGCGAATTCAGGCAGGATTTCTCGTGTCCCGCCCTACTCGGGATACCGCTATCTTCGAAAGAGGTGTCGTGCACGGGGCTGTCACCCTCCACGGCTTACCTTTCCAGGTAATTGCACTTCGTCTTCCGTCGAATATCGCGGTCCCATGACCCCGCTGTCGCCGAAACGGCAACGGTTTGGGCTCTTCCCCGTTCGCTCGCCACTACTGGGGGAATCACATTTTGTTTTCTTCTCCTGCGGGTAATGAGATGTTTCAGTTCCCCGCGTTCGCTTGCATTACTGCATGACCGTCATCTAGACGGCCGGGTTGCCCCATTCGGAAATCCACGGGTCAAGGGTTACTTGCACCTCGCCGTGGCCTATCGCGGCTTATCGCGTCCTTCATCGCCTCCGAGAGCCTAGGCATCCACCGCGCGCCCTTCGTTGTTCACGTTCGTTAGCGTCGTGTTTTTAAATAATTTTACCTTGTCCCGTGTATCACTACAGGGACGGCTCTGTGTTATTCTACTACATTGTTACTTCGTGGATCAAATGATCCATTAACGTTCCAGCATGTCAAAGAACTTTATCCGTGGAGAATAAGGGAGTCGAACCCTTGACCTCCTGAATGCAAATCAGGCGCTCTAGCCAACTGAGCTAATCCCCCGGCTTTGTAATTTAAAATGTAGAATGTAGAATTTAGAATGAACACCATTTTAAATTTTAAATTCTAAATTTTAAATTTCAGTATCGTAGTCCCTCGCGGAGTTGAACCGCGGACCTCTACATTATCAGTGTAGCGCTCTAACCAACTGAGCTAAGAGACTATGGTTAACCCGTCACGGGCAATCATCTAACGTGAAAAACGTGAAACGTGTAGCGAGCCACATGAACTCCTGCTCCAGAAAGGAGGTGTTCCAGCCGCACCTTCCGGTACGGCTACCTTGTTACGACTTAGCCCCAGTTACCGGTATTACCCTAGCCCGTTCCTCGCGGTCACGATCTTCAGGTACTCCCGGCTTCCATGGCTTGACGGGCGGTGTGTACAAGGCCCGGGAACGTATTCACCGCGCCATGGCTGATGCGCGATTACTAGCGAATCCAACTTCGTGGAGTCGGGTTGCAGACTCCAGTCCGAACTACGACCGGCTTTAGAGATTCGCTCCGGGTCACCCCGTGGCTGCCCTCTGTACCGGCCATTGTAACACGTGTGTCGCCCCGGGTGTAAGGGCCGTGCTGATTTGACGTCATCCCCGCCTTCCTCGCACCTTACGGTGGCAGTCTCGACAGAGTGCCCGGCTTCAACCGATGGCAACTGGCGATAGGGGTTGCGCTCGTTATGGGACTTAACCCGACACCTCACGGCACGAGCTGACGACAACCATGCAGCACCTTGTATCTAGCCCCGAAGGGAATTCCTGTTTCCAAGAAATGCAAAATACATTTAAACCCGGGTAAGGTTCCTCGCGTATCATCGAATTAAACCACATGTTCCTCCGCTTGTGCGGGCCCCCGTCAATTCCTTTGAGTTTCATCGTTGCCGACGTACTCCCCAGGTGGCTCACTTAATACTTTCGCTTGAACCCTGGCAGTGTATCGCCAAGATCCAGTGAGCATCGTTTACGGCGTGGACTACCAGGGTATCTAATCCTGTTCGCTACCCACGCTCTCGCGCATCAGCGTCAGATCGAGCCTGGGAAGCTGCCTTCGCTATCGGGGTTCCAAGTGATATCTAAGCATTTCACCGCTACTTCACTTGTTCCGCCTCCCTCGTCTCGTCTCAAGGTCGCCAGTTTCAACGGCGTGCTACAGTTTAGCTGCAGTCTTTTACCGCTGACTTGGCGTCCCGCCTACGCGCCCTTTAAACCCAATAAATCCGGATAACGCTCGCATCCCCCGTATTACCGCGGCTGCTGGCACGGAGTTAGCCGATGCTTATTCGTCAAGTACTGGCAAAACAGCACGCGTGCCGTCTATTCTTCCTTGACAAAAGAGGTTTACAGGCCATGGACCATTCTTCCCTCACGCGACTTGGCTGGTTCAGGCTCGCGCCCATTGACCAATATTCCTCACTGCTGCCTCCCGTAGGAGTCTGGACCGTGTCTCAGTTCCAGTGTGGGGGACCTTCCTCTCAGAACCCCTAGACATCGTCGGCTTGGTGGGCCGTTACCCCGCCAACTACCTAATGTCGCGCGTGCCCGTCCCGTACCACCGGAATTTTAAATGAAAGATCATGCGATCCTCCAGTATTATGGGATGTTAGTCCACGTTTCCGCGGGTTATCTCCCGGTACGGGGTTGGTTGCACACGTGTTACTCACCCGTGCGCCGGTCGCCGGCGAAGTATTGCTACTCCCCGCTGCCCCTCGACTTGCATGTGTTAAGCCTGTCGCTAGCGTTCATCCTGAGCCAGGATCAAACTCTTCATGGTAAAGTTATTTACAGAAATTTTTATTCTGACCGGGTCATGTGTTTCATGAATCTCGACTCGCGTCGATTATCGATTCACGCTCGCTACGTTGTTTATTTTCACGTCAATATTGTTAAAGAACTCTTCTTGTCATTTTCATCGCCCTCGCTTTTTCAGGAGCGAAAGCGGATGCAAAGATAAGGCGTTTTTATCTTTCCTTCCAAATCTTTTTCGAAGTTTTTTCAAACTTTTTTTCGTGACCCTCGTTAAAGAGAATTCACGTCGTTAAAGATCGTTGTCAACACCACTAGAACGCCGCCTCCACGTGAACCCGACTCCCTCTTTCATCCTCCCCCTGTCCCGTTTTAGCGGGTGCAAAGATAAGGTAAACATTTACCCTTTTCCAAACTTTTCAACCACTTTTTTTCAAACTTTTTCAATCGACGCTGGGATCCAGACTTTTACAACTGGAAGTGCCAGGCTAGAACCAACCCGGGAAGCGGGAAGAACCGGGGATATTCCCCTTCAATACCCGGACAGGCACGCTTCAAGGACACTCCCGAACGCCTTTGAAACGTCTTTGATTCGAATGTGATACGTCTTTGATCCCTGCCTTCAATAGGAATACCACGGGAGTTCAACGGGTATTATGCTAGGAAAGGTTATTGTAAACCGGAGTAAACTCATATCTGGAAACAACAACGAGGGGGCAACGAGAATTCCACACTAAAAACTAAATTACTATTCCTCTCCCCAAAAAAGTTTGATGTCGAAGTAATCTATTCGCACATTTAGAATACTCCGACATCATTAAAAACAATATTAATAGCTATGGGAAAACACACAAAGATTATATTTTTCTATATGAATCTACACTGTGTTTATTCATTTTTCAACATTAAGTATCACTTGATATGTTTTATTCGGCTCGAAATCACAATTATATATTAATAAAAAGTTTTCATCCAAGGCTACTTTCCAATCTTGTCCTTCCGCCAAACGAGGTTTTTTCAATCGTTCCGGGAAGAAATAGCTGAAAGGCAAATCCAGCACGTGTTCGTTTTTGAAGTGATCGCCTTTCATCCGTTGTAAATTGAAATTTTCCTTGGTCTCGATCGTAATAATACATTTTTTCCCTTTGACTTTAGAAGTTACCATGAAATCATTTTCTTCCGGGAGTTCCTGCAAACGGACATTCCATTTCGGGTCCCCGTAATAAGCCAACATATCGCGATCATACCAAAATCCCAACTCGTCTTTAGAAGGCTCCCGACCGAGCAATTTCGTTAAGGATTCCCGACCTTTGACCATTCCCTCGTACACGGATGAACCAAAAGGGTATTTTTCTTTTGTCAGGCAAGGATACCATTCGTGCTGTTGGTTCAGAAAATCCTGCTGGTTCAAGAAAATAGCTTCCGCCAAAGTATAACGCCCCGGAGTCGTCAACCAATATTTCAGTCCTCCCCAGCCGGCACGCCCATGCCAGGTCGGAACGACGTAACCAACCATCGTAGCCGCATTAGCCCCATTCATCCAAGCTACCGCCATACTGTTCTTCGTGTTATTCACGTTCCCGATCAGGCAATTCCCCACGGCAAAATACACTTTACGTTTGCCACTGTCCCGCAATTCCCATTGACCACGTCCCGAGTGTCCGATCAATTTTCCATCGTAACAAGAAAAATAACCGCCAAAAGGCATCTGTAAATGCTTCTCCGAAGCGTGAAAAGCCGTAACGACCAAATCCGGGTTATACTTCACGTACAAATTCGCAAATGCATCACTCACGTCCCCCACTATGGTTCTCGTGATCACGGGTTCCTCTTTACCGTCCTTCTCCCCCCTCAAATTTTCCAAGTGATCGTCCACCCAGCCGTAACGCTCAAACCATTTGGCACTGCTCAATTCCGTGATAGAAGAGATCGCATCATGAATGATCAAAGGTTCCGTACTGTTATTTACCATTTTCATCGCGCAGGCAGCATCATATCCCGTGATGAATCCCCACAGAAAATCTTCGTAAATATCCTCGTCTAACTCTCGGCTCATACGATGGAAATCGATAATGGTCTCCCGCCCTATATTTTCCGGCATATCAACAACTGCCACGTAGCGAGGGCGGAGACGTTTCAATCCTTCCAAGGTTTCCCGTTGCGCTTTATCGTAAAACAACACCTCTGCATCATGTTTTTTCTGTAAAACATCCACCACTTTCATCCATTCCACATCATTTTTCACCGAGACCGAGGCTAAAACAACATACTCGCAAGCCTCTCTTTTCAACTTCTTTTTCTGCGCAACAGACGGAAATGTCATCACCACTGCACAGAATAATACCAACAAACGATAATCTATTTTCATCTTAACACTAATTAAATACACCGATATATTTCATAATCTTTTATTTACCAAAGATTCCAATTGCACTTCCAACTCCCCGCTTTGGGAACAACGATAAACAATTTTCCCTTTAGCGTCAACGAGCAGAAATGTAGGAATAGAGGTGATTTTATACAAATCGTTCACCATTGTGGTAACATGTTCCTCCCCTCGAAATTGCGCCCAAGGCATTTGTTCTTCTTTCAAAGCCTTTTTCCAATTCTCTTCCCCGTCGTTCAAGGCGATGCTCATAAATTTCACCTGTCCGCCGTATCGTTCATATATCTTTTTGAAATAAGAGGAACTACACCGACAAGCCCCACACCATGAAGCCCAAAAGTCAATAACCGTGTATCCTTTGAGGTTCAATTGATCTAATAATTGTACTTTTTCCCCGTTAAGCGCAAGTATCTCAACATCTTCTAAGTTCCTCCCCTTTGCAAACTTTACCGCCTCTTGCAAGTAGTCACGGAATTTCCGCAACGAAAAGCAAGTGTCCGAATCGGAGGCGAACAACGCCCCCATTCTTTCCACGCGAGACCGATCGTAAGTAAACGGTTGTCTTTTCAGTTTTTCTGCCACATACAGATTTACGTGTACATTCCGATGTGCCCGAATAAACTTCACGCACCACTGATCCAATTTTTCCCGTTCCTGTTGTAATTGCTTCCAATCCTCCACTCGTTGTGACACCCCGCTCTTCTCTTCCAATTCCTTGATAATGGCTCTTTGCTCGAGGGTCTGTTGCTGATAGTCAAAATAGTCATCTTGTGCCACAGAACCTGTTACCCTGTAATTTTTCTCTTTTCGAATATCATACTCGCTAAATGCCGATGGCAGGCTATCTATATTGGGAGTCTTGAATCTCAATTCTCCATTCTCTGCGAAAAACTCGATATCCTTGTATTTCAAACGATTCTCTTGCTTCAATTTGAATCGCAATAAACAATAGGTAGGGGTTTTCATGGTATCCCGAAGCGCAAACCGCCCGTTGATGACGTATCCCGTTATATTCCGGTGACTTCCATCCTTGGGATACAGGGACACTTCCGTGCTATCCGGCGCACCGGGAGCGATGCCTTCCAACACGAAAGAATCACTCGTCGACCGCACACAACCTACTATTCCCAACAGCAATAATATTATCAGGTACTTCATACATATTGATTTTAAGGGCGTAAACATTTTCAATGTCAAGACAACAATTCCGATAATTTATCTTTTAGTTGCTCTCTTCTTAAACGTCTATCTATAATTTGATTATTCTCATCCAAAATATAAATCAGCGGGTAAGACGTCCCGATCCGATACAAGTAATCCACGTTTTTACCATCTTTTTCCCACGCGATTCCCTGCATCCATGGCAAGTTATCCTCTTTAACAATTTCTGCCCAACGTGCCTTATCCTTATCCAAGGAGACACTAATCACTTCCAATCCTTTATCATGAAACTCCCGATAATATGTTGAAATTTCCAAGTTTTCTTGACGAGACATCGGCGCGACAGTATTCCAAAACACGACGAGCTTCACTTTTCCTTTCACGTCATACAGGTTGACCTTTTTCCCCGACTGATCCACGAAAGAGAAGTCTTCAGCCGTTGCCCCGATATCCGTTCTTTCCCTGTATGCAATATCTTCAGCTACCTGTCGTCCCCATTCCGTGGCTTTCCCTTTATCGGATAGCGAATTGTATAAATCTTTCGCGATAGATAGAACATGTATACGCGTATAGCTGGTAGCAACATAACCCGCTATATAGGAATCCGGATTCGCCTTAACTAACTCAAACTCTTTATCTTGTTTATCCTTGGCTGCATAAACCATACATTTTCGAAGCGAGTCAAGCTTAGCCCGATCTTTTGCTTGAGAGGCCTCTTGTTGAAACTCTACACTTTTCTTATAAGCTTTTTTCTGGATTTCACAAAGTTGATTAAAAACAGCCTGCTCTGCCCCTCCTCCTTCTACCCAAGAATCCGCTCCAACCGCAATGCCAATTTTTGCTTTATAATTTTCATTTTCCAACACGAAAGGCTTCGTTACTTGTTGTCCTCCAAGGGATAATACTGCAAATATGACCGGTTCATTAACATGTCCTTTCATTTCAAATTTTCCATCTTTTATATCCGCAACGGCAACTGTATCTTTCACGACCATACGCATTCCGACCTCAACCTTTAAAACGTAAATATTCCCAACTTCCACACCATCAACACTCCCTGTTATCGTGTAACTATTTTGAGCATTACAAACACAGAAAACCAAACTCGCTAAAATCATTAAAATACTTCTTTTCATCTCATTTACATTTTTCGTACATACAATTTAACATCATCAATCATAGCAGGTCGATTTTTCAACAGGGACGACCTGCAAGCACCTGTAGAGGGCAATATCGTGCTTCTTCCTAAACAAGGAGAGAGCGGAGAAGGTCGTTATCAACCTCTCCAACCCTCCCTTGCAACAGGAAGAGCAAAACATTGCATTGTTTAGGACTGATATATAGCCCTTGATTTTTACTTAGATAATTTTTCTATTTTAGATCCCACCACTCTTCAAAAGTGTTCACGAAGCCTTGCATCATTTGGAACTTACGGAGAACTTTATCATAATCAGCATAACGATCCAAAAATTCCTGCTCGCGTCCACGATATGCGTACACTCGCGCCACGTATTCGATCAAATCATCCTCTTGCGTGTATGTCGCACGAACATCCGGGATGTCAACATACCACCCCAACATCCCCATATCCTTGTACACATCAAAATTATATTCCGAGGCGGTACTAGCATACGCCTTATTATAATAGGCATCCCTCGTCCCTTCATTGGTTATGGCATACCATTTTACCAGATCCATATTCATATTCCCGTTCAACATCCACGAT
Proteins encoded in this region:
- a CDS encoding glycerol-3-phosphate dehydrogenase/oxidase; amino-acid sequence: MNRKDMLNKLQEPEKVWDMVVVGGGATGLGVAVDAATRGYSVVLLEMADFAKSTSSRSTKLVHGGVRYLQKGDVALVLEALRERGRMKANAPHLVKDQAFVISNYTYWDNFLYFCGLTLYDLLSFGFGYGRSRFISPTKVMEYLPTSVKKGLKGGIVYHDGQFDDSRMAINLAQTCADNGGVILNKAKVSGIVHDQNGKVAGVKFVDMESGKEMLLKAKSVINACGILVDDLMAMDSPGHSKMVTPSQGVHLVLDMKFLQSDYAIMVPKTSDGRVLFAVPWHNKVVVGTTDIMRPVPEIEPKPLKEEIDFILKTASLYMDPAPTYADIESVFAGQRPLAAPKHEGKSTKELSRGHKIIVSDNNLITITGGKWTSYRLMAEDTVDKAIAMKLVDARPCVTKKFHIHGYRKNPNLKDHMYVYGSDQDAIMKLIAENPEYGKKLSDKYDYTVAEVVWAVREEMAREVEDVLARRVRLLFVDAREAIKAAPLVAEVMAKELGKDQAWIDEEVKEFTELAGNYIAAKIMF
- a CDS encoding DeoR/GlpR family DNA-binding transcription regulator — its product is MKTLSLSERHNYILETLRQQGSVSVVDLANQLKVSSVTIRKDLTLLEEKEMLYRTHGSAILINPYINDRHVNEKEKSYPEEKRLIGRYAASLITADDSILIASGTTMHALAREIVPQGHLTVIAAAINVTNILARNKNIDIIQLGGFVRNSSVSVVGNYAEKMLENFSCSKLFMGVDGIDLDYGLTTTNMMEANLNQVMIQAAQKVVVLADSSKFGRRGFGKICDLDAVDHIITDKYVPSKTLEGLRERGIEVTVAE
- a CDS encoding TlpA disulfide reductase family protein; the encoded protein is MKYLIILLLLGIVGCVRSTSDSFVLEGIAPGAPDSTEVSLYPKDGSHRNITGYVINGRFALRDTMKTPTYCLLRFKLKQENRLKYKDIEFFAENGELRFKTPNIDSLPSAFSEYDIRKEKNYRVTGSVAQDDYFDYQQQTLEQRAIIKELEEKSGVSQRVEDWKQLQQEREKLDQWCVKFIRAHRNVHVNLYVAEKLKRQPFTYDRSRVERMGALFASDSDTCFSLRKFRDYLQEAVKFAKGRNLEDVEILALNGEKVQLLDQLNLKGYTVIDFWASWCGACRCSSSYFKKIYERYGGQVKFMSIALNDGEENWKKALKEEQMPWAQFRGEEHVTTMVNDLYKITSIPTFLLVDAKGKIVYRCSQSGELEVQLESLVNKRL
- a CDS encoding TlpA disulfide reductase family protein: MKRSILMILASLVFCVCNAQNSYTITGSVDGVEVGNIYVLKVEVGMRMVVKDTVAVADIKDGKFEMKGHVNEPVIFAVLSLGGQQVTKPFVLENENYKAKIGIAVGADSWVEGGGAEQAVFNQLCEIQKKAYKKSVEFQQEASQAKDRAKLDSLRKCMVYAAKDKQDKEFELVKANPDSYIAGYVATSYTRIHVLSIAKDLYNSLSDKGKATEWGRQVAEDIAYRERTDIGATAEDFSFVDQSGKKVNLYDVKGKVKLVVFWNTVAPMSRQENLEISTYYREFHDKGLEVISVSLDKDKARWAEIVKEDNLPWMQGIAWEKDGKNVDYLYRIGTSYPLIYILDENNQIIDRRLRREQLKDKLSELLS